From the Lathyrus oleraceus cultivar Zhongwan6 chromosome 3, CAAS_Psat_ZW6_1.0, whole genome shotgun sequence genome, the window GCAGGCAGGAAACCAATCCTCAGTACTAGTTTGGGATTCTTCTACGTTGTCCGTGGTCTCTGAGTTGAAAGGGCATCTACAAGGAGTTGCATGCATCTGTTTCTCACCAAATGGTTGGTTACACTTTAGCTATCTATATGTTCTTGAATTTTATTACTTGTCGCTTCTTACTCATTATATAGTAATGTCGTTCAAGGTAAACATCTGGCATCTGTCGGGGTTTATATTTACCTTTGGGACTGGCGGAGTGGTCACCTGATAACTAAGCTTCAAgcaacttcatcttcttctactGTCTCAAGTGTTAGCTTCTCATCGGATGCAAAATTTATTATAACTGCTGGTAGAAAGCACTTGAAATTCTGGACACTTGAATCATCTAGGAAAACACAACAAAATGGAGGGATGCGCAAGACAGTTAAGACTGCATCATTAACAATACATGAAAAGATTTCCAATCTACCAATTCAGAAAGAATGTTCGTTTACATCTGTTGCTTCTTCTGTGTGGACCAATAGCAGCGATGGTAATCGTAAACAAGCTGGTCGTTTATTTTCTATATATACATTGACTGATTCAGGTTAGGTTCTGTTTAGAGCAAGTCTAAAATTGACATGGTTTGAGTTAGTATTTTGTGTTACTAATTTCTTTGTTTACAGGCATTTTATACCATATTCATTCTGGGCTGTCAGTCAAAAATTCTGTTATCTTGAAGGTACAGTCAATATATTGATGTGTGTCAAAGAGATCTTTCAAAAGATGATATCTCGATACATGAAATGTCAAGTAACTTAAGTTGTATTAAACCTGTAAATACTTCAAATAGTTTTCCCAAATAGAAAAAAATGTTTTTTCAAGTTAAAAGCCAGAATATTTTTACGATCTTTCCATCATAAACTGTTCCAttacaaatttgattgagttgtcAGAAGAATTAATCTGGTGTGAGACTGTATTTTTTGGTAATTTTAAACAATCCCCAAATTACATTCGCAGGTTCAAAAAGCTTTTGCATTATCAATATCTGGAAAGCTAATTGCCTGTGCATGCAATAATGGAACAGTCCTATTATATACCCCCGAGTCTCTAGAATACGCTGGAAGTGTATTATATTCAAAGGCCAAGAAGTTCTATGAAGAAGATAACACAGATTACCATGCCATATTTTCTGAACAGAATTTCCAACAGTTACCTGCACTGCCTGATGCAGTTGCATGTCAGTTTTCATCCTCAGAAAAGCTGGGTGAGTGTATTGTTTTGATAATTGCATTTAACATACTATTACATTGTGCATTACTTACTCTTCATTTTTGCTCCCACAGTGGTTATTTATAGTGATCGTAGCCTCTACATCTGGGACATCCATGATGTGAATCAGGTAAATGATTCTTTCGTTTGTTTGTTATGGTAACTTTTAGGTTTGATAAAAATGAGCCTCATGTAAATGCAAAGCAAGTTTTCTAAAATAAATCTACAATGGGTCCGACCTTTTCCTAGATCTTACTTTTGTGAGAGCTTTTTAGCTGTAGGTTTCCCTTACATATTCATGATAGATTAATCTCTTCCTCTTGAAAGCCATTGTTTTTAAATAAGTGGATGATGCATTAGGTTTTCCCTCATATTTTAAATACATTTATTAGTGGTTAATGCAGAcaaaatttgtttttattttccaGGCCACAAAGTGTTATGTGCTAGTTTCACATTCCTCATGCATATGGGATATCAAGAATCTATGTTGCGAAAACATGCATGATCCATCTCTTGCATGCGCTGCTAAAGGTTGTTTGGGAGAGATTTCTTTTGCAACATGCTCTACTGATGGTACAATTAGGCTATGGGATATTTCTTTGCAATCTGATTTGTCAAAAAAAGGCGCTGAAGAGCTTAACAATGAGCTATTGGGTTCTTCATGTTTAGGTAACTCACGGTTCTTATAATTATCAATTCGTTCCCGTCAGAATATATGAAAAATATCTTAATTTGAAGCTAGAAATTTTACTGAATATTATTTCAGATTAGATTGATTTTGTACAAAGACATACTGTTCATTTCATATACCATCATACGTAAATGCTTTTAATTGCTATCCTAAAATTAAGGAAAGAGAATCTGTTACCCCATTTCATTGGAAGTATGAATACATATTAGGAAAGAGAATCTGTTACTTTTATTATTTTGTGTATTTGTAAGTTAAGTCATAAAGATTTTTAAGTCAAGCCATAAAAAATAACTTCATATCAATAATAAAATtagagattaattattatacactgtcagtgtaaaaagttttacaccgtcgactcatcaccatcatccgtttgtattactttatagatttttaaaataaaagtcaaacttcttttaatatccgacgtctatgattaactgacggtgtaaaatccttttacactgtcagtgtatttcaattaaactcatAAAATTAAGGGTAACAGCTTTGTCTTATGTAAAAACATCTAATATATTATCACATCATATCAACATAATTTTGTTATTTTGAGGATTGTTGTTCTGCCCCGTGTACCTAAAGGATCAAGCCCCCTAACATCCATAACTTCTCATGCTATCCGCTACTCACATATTATGTTCTTCCTGTCTATTGCTTCAGTAAGTGCTGGGATTTTTGAACGCGATGCAGTTAAGGTAGATCTTACCCGTCAAGAATTTCGATCACTTGCTGTTAGTTCAGATGGAGAGTATCTTGCTGCTGGTGATTGCAAAGGAAACCTTCATATATTCAACCTTCAAACACCAGATTACACATGTTTGCAGGTAAATTCTGACACATTAGTGTATTTAAAGTTATTATTGAATAGTTAATGTATGCTTtatttttcatggtcattttgtGTCCTACATATTGTTTCAGGGTGCTCATGATGCTGAGATTCTTACATTAAGCTTTACCTTGTCCACCCAAGACATATCTGGGGAAATTGCAAAAAGCAGTTGCTTCCTTGCCTCATGGGGACGGGATTATATGATCCATCTCTATGATGTTGAAAGGTAGAGTTGTGCAGTTTTATAGGCTACTCTTATTGTCTGGTTGTGCATTTTGATGAGAAGTGTATGGGTGTGCAGAAATTTTGATCTTATAGGCAGCATTAATGACCATTCTGCTATTGTCACTTCTATCAAAATTAATAGCAACGGTGGTGATAAATTTTTTGGACAACCTATAAAGGTGAGTTTCAATGTTTGAAAAGATTGCAGATATCATTCTTCTTTACAGAAGCTAATAATGTTGACATTTATCAGGCTATAATGGATCCAAGCTGCACATATGTGGTCTGCTCATTCTCTAACAAGTCCATTTGCATATATGACTTTATGACGGGAGAGATGGTTGCCAAGGCCACAGGACATGCTGAAATTGTTACTGGTGTCATCTTTTTGCCTGATTGCAAGCATATCGTTTCAGTGAGATTCTTTCATGTTCAATGTTAAACACACACGAGTATATGTTTTATGGATGTGTCTATATCTATGTACGTATGCATGTGTTAGGTATGTATGCTCAAGTTTAATTAATAATTATGCACCGACGGTGTAAATTAGTTTTAGAAAACTTGTTCGTTATGTGGCAAGATAGTGAAATATATTTTAACGTATATGTTAAACTTGTTTACACTGTCAGTATATAGTTAAATTCTCTATATATTTGCA encodes:
- the LOC127127506 gene encoding uncharacterized protein LOC127127506 isoform X3 — its product is MPLKCVALSQDGCFVAAGEAGNQSSVLVWDSSTLSVVSELKGHLQGVACICFSPNGKHLASVGVYIYLWDWRSGHLITKLQATSSSSTVSSVSFSSDAKFIITAGRKHLKFWTLESSRKTQQNGGMRKTVKTASLTIHEKISNLPIQKECSFTSVASSVWTNSSDGNRKQAGRLFSIYTLTDSGILYHIHSGLSVKNSVILKVQKAFALSISGKLIACACNNGTVLLYTPESLEYAGSVLYSKAKKFYEEDNTDYHAIFSEQNFQQLPALPDAVACQFSSSEKLVVIYSDRSLYIWDIHDVNQATKCYVLVSHSSCIWDIKNLCCENMHDPSLACAAKGCLGEISFATCSTDGTIRLWDISLQSDLSKKGAEELNNELLGSSCLVSAGIFERDAVKVDLTRQEFRSLAVSSDGEYLAAGDCKGNLHIFNLQTPDYTCLQGAHDAEILTLSFTLSTQDISGEIAKSSCFLASWGRDYMIHLYDVERNFDLIGSINDHSAIVTSIKINSNGGDKFFGQPIKAIMDPSCTYVVCSFSNKSICIYDFMTGEMVAKATGHAEIVTGVIFLPDCKHIVSVDGDGCVFLWKLPTSLSSKILEKIMEKSNPLPSRIPGQRPACSHISSCKEECQHCKINHRDVCSLKKESKSGNGVLNSKSIHGEASSFKYSISRLPKWAQAKVIQCNDVSYISSEAYSALSPQVQIPPNRPYLSPETLNTQCTSRPIGTFNKTDLDNHWRNVYTNCMDALSTPEMQNVLEAKFPKIASSSIQDRAMISKDKISFELSSLNEETGIVLNQHVSSNNNNSSRYYEEVSDRRKEEKLHLDESGSKSKTTLEDNLNSLSCVKDRDIFKQHLCSLSSTHKMKSRNSSVRRFSSRYTVHWDYAGHYKKLFSSPVRNITDSKKSKEEAATDNITENRSLQLMEIQEVENSSEENLKNPEPDSTHELISCPTKENSIDNQLRLDRDQKEGGCDESELQETIAACKEAFGSLDAAAERAVQLFSKLEKRYGEEVSRDEVQFLNDAFELLPFIVEKVNTVARLVQCRKNNNCVSS